Proteins co-encoded in one Flavobacterium sp. M31R6 genomic window:
- a CDS encoding dicarboxylate/amino acid:cation symporter, translating into MGNNQSGSFLKNYSSILLLLGGIIVGSILGLVFGNGVEVIKPLGDIFLNLLFTAIIPLVFFTIASSIANLQKSEKLGQLFGIVLGVFLTTVIISAVIMIIGVLIFPIHQGVVISKIALETIQESSTGSQITQLVTVNDFYEILSRKNMLALILFSFLIGFSTLRAGETGKDFARFLNSGNEVMKQLLHLIMKTAPIGLGAYFAYQVGIFGPQLFGAYAKPLALYYAVCTFYFIVFYSLYAFFAGGNLGLKVFWKNNITPALTAVGTCSSIATIPANLEAAEKMNIPSHIRNLVIPLGAPLHKDGSSMSSIVKIAVIFALFGKDFTDPYTLLTAIGITIIVSVVEGGIPNGGYIGEILAITVYGFPMEQALPAAMIIGTLVDPIATLLNANGDLVSAMVVTRISEGKKWISQSIT; encoded by the coding sequence ATGGGAAATAATCAATCAGGCAGTTTCTTGAAAAATTACAGCAGTATTCTATTACTCCTTGGCGGAATAATCGTTGGCAGCATATTAGGTTTGGTTTTTGGGAATGGGGTAGAAGTCATAAAACCATTGGGAGATATATTTCTGAATTTACTTTTCACGGCAATCATACCGTTGGTGTTTTTTACCATTGCGTCCTCCATTGCCAATTTGCAAAAATCCGAAAAACTCGGTCAGCTCTTCGGAATAGTTTTAGGAGTGTTTCTAACAACTGTAATTATTTCGGCAGTTATAATGATTATTGGTGTTTTGATTTTTCCAATTCATCAAGGTGTTGTAATCTCAAAAATAGCATTAGAAACTATTCAGGAAAGTAGCACCGGTTCGCAAATCACACAATTGGTAACAGTCAATGATTTCTATGAGATATTGTCCCGAAAAAATATGTTAGCGCTCATATTGTTTTCTTTTCTAATCGGTTTTTCGACCTTGCGTGCAGGTGAAACAGGAAAAGATTTTGCTCGATTCCTAAATTCGGGTAACGAAGTGATGAAACAATTACTACATCTTATTATGAAAACGGCTCCAATAGGTCTTGGTGCTTATTTTGCATATCAAGTCGGTATCTTCGGACCACAGTTATTCGGAGCTTATGCCAAACCATTAGCGTTATATTATGCCGTTTGTACCTTTTACTTCATTGTGTTCTACAGTTTGTATGCTTTTTTCGCTGGAGGAAATTTAGGGCTTAAGGTATTTTGGAAAAACAACATCACACCCGCATTGACGGCAGTGGGAACTTGCAGTAGCATTGCAACGATTCCTGCCAATCTTGAAGCTGCGGAGAAAATGAACATACCAAGTCACATTCGGAATCTTGTAATTCCGCTTGGGGCGCCCTTACACAAAGACGGTTCAAGTATGTCTTCGATTGTGAAGATCGCTGTAATTTTTGCCTTATTCGGCAAGGATTTTACGGATCCTTATACTTTATTGACTGCAATCGGCATCACCATAATAGTATCTGTAGTCGAAGGTGGTATTCCAAACGGGGGCTATATAGGAGAAATTCTCGCCATAACGGTCTACGGTTTTCCGATGGAGCAAGCCTTGCCGGCCGCAATGATTATAGGAACCTTGGTCGATCCAATCGCAACTTTATTGAATGCCAATGGCGATTTGGTTTCAGCAATGGTAGTCACTAGAATCTCCGAAGGAAAGAAATGGATCAGCCAAAGTATTACCTAA
- a CDS encoding pyridoxal phosphate-dependent aminotransferase codes for MITTAKRLDIIEEYYFSSKLREVRQLASEGKPIINMGIGSPDLKPSKAVMDAVILAMQDENAHQYQSYQGLPELRKGMADFYKNNYGVTLDSNVEILPLMGSKEGIMHISLAFLNEGDHVLIPNPGYPTYSSVTNLVGAVPVYYDLKEVNNWEPDFEALEKLDLSKVKIMWIGYPHMPTGARGSLELFEKLVAFAKKHHILLVNDNPYSFVLNDKPMSLLQVEGAKDVSLELNSLSKTFNMAGWRVGMVLGSAKLIDSVLKVKSNMDSGMFYGIQKGAVEALKSDQSWFDSMNEVYKKRRVLTEQLAEKLGCKVYKEGVGLFVWAKLPAGITSAEDFIDKILYEKSIFITPGTIFGSNGEGYIRFALCVKEEKVQEAIDRF; via the coding sequence ATGATTACAACAGCAAAACGTCTCGATATTATTGAAGAATACTATTTCTCATCTAAATTGAGAGAAGTGAGACAATTAGCCTCAGAGGGAAAACCAATTATCAATATGGGAATTGGAAGCCCAGATTTGAAGCCATCAAAAGCAGTTATGGATGCCGTAATTTTGGCAATGCAAGATGAGAATGCACACCAATATCAAAGTTATCAAGGATTGCCTGAACTTAGAAAAGGGATGGCAGATTTTTATAAAAATAATTATGGTGTAACCTTAGATTCTAATGTGGAAATTTTGCCTTTGATGGGATCTAAAGAAGGAATTATGCATATTTCCTTAGCTTTTTTGAATGAAGGAGACCATGTTTTGATTCCGAATCCAGGATATCCTACATACAGTTCAGTGACGAATCTAGTTGGTGCTGTACCTGTTTATTACGATTTGAAAGAAGTCAATAATTGGGAACCTGATTTTGAAGCTTTAGAAAAACTGGATTTATCAAAAGTGAAAATTATGTGGATTGGTTATCCACATATGCCTACAGGAGCGAGAGGAAGTCTGGAATTGTTTGAAAAATTAGTGGCTTTCGCCAAAAAGCATCATATATTATTGGTCAATGACAATCCGTATAGTTTTGTTTTGAATGATAAACCGATGAGTTTGTTGCAGGTGGAAGGAGCTAAAGATGTGTCACTGGAATTGAATTCTTTGAGCAAAACGTTCAATATGGCTGGATGGAGAGTCGGAATGGTTTTGGGAAGTGCAAAGCTGATTGATTCAGTTCTTAAAGTAAAAAGCAATATGGACAGCGGAATGTTCTACGGAATCCAAAAAGGGGCTGTAGAGGCTTTGAAAAGCGATCAGTCCTGGTTTGACTCGATGAACGAAGTTTACAAAAAGCGCCGTGTACTTACTGAACAACTGGCCGAAAAACTGGGATGCAAAGTATATAAAGAAGGTGTTGGATTGTTTGTTTGGGCCAAATTGCCAGCAGGAATAACATCGGCGGAGGATTTTATTGATAAAATATTATACGAGAAATCTATTTTTATAACACCGGGAACCATTTTTGGAAGTAATGGAGAAGGTTACATCCGATTTGCACTTTGTGTAAAAGAGGAAAAAGTACAGGAGGCGATAGATAGATTTTAG
- a CDS encoding alpha/beta hydrolase: MKIMLKLYICLFLLTICNKGFSQEKSLKISLWENGAPGFENRKDEPEQAKDWWVKNIHNPSITAYFPEKPNGMAVLICPGGGHENLVFNSEGRDAAEYFTSIGITAFVLKYRLAREVGSPYKLETHVKQDAERAMRLIRSKAAEFKIDPTRIGAMGFSAGGEVVALVAYNAKNTLENSSDAIDKQDAQPNFQILIYPGPLFIPKEIKSDAPPAFLLAANDDTCCSAPIVDLLNKYRQANVPIEMHLYSKGGHAFNMGKRAKTNSLKTWPQRLTDWFEDNNYFVK, translated from the coding sequence ATGAAAATAATGTTGAAACTTTACATCTGTTTGTTTTTGTTAACTATTTGCAATAAAGGATTTTCACAGGAAAAGAGTTTGAAAATTTCTCTTTGGGAAAATGGCGCTCCTGGTTTTGAAAATCGTAAAGACGAACCCGAACAAGCCAAAGACTGGTGGGTAAAAAATATTCATAATCCATCGATAACGGCTTATTTTCCTGAAAAGCCAAATGGTATGGCGGTACTTATTTGTCCTGGCGGAGGGCATGAAAATTTGGTTTTCAATTCAGAGGGAAGAGATGCTGCGGAGTATTTTACAAGTATTGGTATAACAGCTTTTGTCCTAAAATACCGTTTGGCAAGAGAAGTTGGGTCACCCTATAAATTAGAAACTCATGTGAAACAGGATGCTGAAAGGGCAATGAGACTGATAAGAAGTAAGGCTGCTGAATTTAAAATAGATCCAACTCGAATAGGTGCAATGGGGTTTTCTGCTGGGGGGGAAGTTGTGGCTTTGGTCGCTTATAATGCTAAAAATACTTTGGAAAATTCATCTGACGCAATCGATAAACAAGATGCACAACCCAACTTTCAAATATTAATTTATCCAGGGCCTTTGTTTATCCCAAAAGAAATTAAATCGGATGCGCCACCGGCATTTTTATTGGCTGCGAATGATGACACCTGTTGTTCCGCACCGATAGTTGATTTGCTGAATAAATACCGTCAAGCGAATGTTCCTATAGAGATGCATTTGTATTCCAAAGGAGGGCATGCTTTTAATATGGGAAAAAGAGCCAAAACTAATTCTTTGAAAACTTGGCCACAGAGGTTAACGGATTGGTTTGAGGATAATAACTATTTTGTGAAGTAA
- the gldA gene encoding gliding motility-associated ABC transporter ATP-binding subunit GldA encodes MSIEVKNISKSYGVQKALDNISFSVKKGEIVGFLGPNGAGKSTLMKILTTYLHADSGVALVNDFDVNTQEKSVQLSIGYLPEHNPLYLDLYVREYLAFNADVYKVDKSRIEEVIQLTGLQTESHKKIGQLSKGYRQRVGLANALLHNPDVLILDEPTTGLDPNQLVEIRNVIRNVGKDKTVFLSTHIMQEVEAICDRVIIIDKGQIVADKKLDNLISANKEQVIEVEFDLKVEEDLVAQIPHLKSFKNTHGNSWELTFVSDKDMRPTVFDFAYDNGLKTLQLNQKNKNLEAVFREITK; translated from the coding sequence ATGTCAATAGAAGTTAAAAACATTTCGAAAAGTTATGGTGTTCAAAAAGCGTTGGACAACATTTCATTTTCTGTTAAAAAGGGAGAGATTGTTGGTTTTTTAGGTCCTAATGGTGCTGGAAAATCGACCTTGATGAAAATTTTGACGACATATCTTCACGCCGACTCTGGTGTTGCGCTAGTCAATGACTTTGATGTAAACACTCAGGAAAAATCGGTGCAACTTTCTATTGGATATTTACCGGAACACAACCCATTGTATTTGGACTTGTATGTGAGAGAATATCTGGCTTTTAATGCCGACGTTTATAAAGTAGATAAATCAAGAATCGAAGAAGTAATTCAACTTACAGGTTTACAAACTGAAAGCCATAAAAAAATAGGACAGTTGTCCAAAGGCTATCGCCAAAGAGTAGGTCTTGCAAATGCATTATTGCACAATCCCGATGTTTTGATTCTGGATGAACCTACTACCGGATTGGATCCAAATCAATTAGTCGAAATCAGAAATGTGATTAGAAACGTAGGAAAAGACAAAACGGTTTTTCTTTCTACACACATTATGCAGGAAGTCGAAGCGATTTGCGACCGAGTGATTATTATTGACAAAGGACAAATAGTTGCCGATAAAAAATTGGACAATTTAATTTCCGCCAATAAAGAACAAGTAATCGAAGTCGAATTTGATTTGAAAGTAGAAGAAGACCTTGTTGCTCAAATTCCACATCTAAAATCGTTTAAAAATACTCATGGAAACTCTTGGGAATTGACTTTTGTTTCCGACAAGGATATGCGCCCAACGGTTTTTGATTTTGCTTACGATAATGGATTGAAAACTTTACAGCTGAATCAAAAGAACAAGAATTTGGAGGCAGTGTTTAGGGAAATCACGAAGTAA
- a CDS encoding pyridoxal-dependent decarboxylase, translating into MNPTLQQDLKDIENILEKVKQQGIDFLNVIDEIPTSTQNTISTNRNLSDSGLGAMSVLDEFNERLAPLMVSQAGPRYWGFVTGGATPASIVGDWLTTIYDANAQATKAQGGVSALIEIETINLLLQLLDLPKSFLGGFVTGATMSNFTSLAVARQWFGKQLGQDFAKNGISAPLNILTATPHSSSVKCLAMLGIGSQNFIKVKTVEGNREAIDMNDLEQNIKSLNGQPFILISSAGTVNSADFDDFNAIAKLKEKYNFWWHIDAAFGGFAACSPKYKHLVNGWGNADSITIDCHKWLNVPYESAFYLVKEQHKNLQVETFQNSNAPYLGDPLENFSYLNFLPENSRRLKALPVWFSLLAYGKQGFQDIVENSVAMALQLDAFITNDESFELLAPTRLNNVCFTLTGEHNQEKVNLFLTQLNDNGKVFMTPTVYQNRKGIRASFVNWRTNENDIKIVIEEMKKIISTVVSQ; encoded by the coding sequence ATGAACCCAACCCTCCAACAAGATTTAAAAGACATTGAAAATATTCTCGAAAAAGTAAAACAACAAGGAATTGATTTTCTTAATGTCATTGATGAGATCCCCACTTCAACCCAAAATACAATATCCACTAATAGGAATCTAAGTGATTCTGGTTTGGGAGCAATGTCGGTTTTGGACGAATTCAATGAACGTTTAGCCCCTTTGATGGTTTCACAGGCGGGACCTAGATATTGGGGTTTTGTTACGGGAGGGGCAACACCTGCTTCTATAGTTGGCGATTGGTTAACTACGATTTATGATGCAAATGCACAGGCTACAAAAGCGCAAGGAGGCGTTTCTGCTTTGATAGAAATAGAAACCATTAATCTATTGCTGCAATTATTGGATTTGCCAAAATCATTTTTGGGCGGATTTGTAACAGGCGCTACAATGTCAAATTTCACAAGTTTGGCGGTGGCTCGACAATGGTTCGGAAAGCAATTGGGTCAGGATTTTGCAAAAAACGGAATTAGCGCTCCTCTAAATATTCTTACGGCTACACCGCATTCTTCTTCAGTAAAATGTTTGGCGATGTTAGGAATTGGAAGCCAAAATTTCATTAAAGTAAAAACAGTTGAAGGAAATCGGGAAGCTATTGACATGAACGATTTGGAACAAAACATTAAAAGTTTAAATGGTCAGCCTTTTATTTTAATATCGAGTGCGGGAACTGTCAACTCAGCCGATTTTGATGATTTTAATGCAATTGCGAAACTCAAAGAGAAATACAATTTTTGGTGGCATATTGATGCCGCTTTCGGAGGTTTTGCAGCTTGTTCTCCAAAATACAAACATTTGGTAAACGGTTGGGGAAACGCAGACAGTATTACCATAGATTGCCATAAATGGCTGAATGTTCCTTACGAAAGTGCTTTTTATTTGGTAAAAGAACAACATAAAAATCTTCAGGTGGAAACGTTCCAAAATTCAAATGCTCCATATTTGGGTGATCCATTGGAGAATTTCAGTTACCTGAATTTCCTGCCTGAGAATTCCAGACGATTAAAAGCTTTGCCTGTTTGGTTTTCACTATTGGCATACGGAAAACAGGGATTTCAAGATATTGTAGAAAATAGTGTTGCGATGGCATTGCAGTTGGATGCTTTTATAACTAATGATGAAAGCTTCGAATTATTGGCGCCAACCCGTCTCAATAATGTTTGTTTCACTTTGACAGGAGAACACAATCAGGAAAAAGTAAATTTATTTTTGACGCAACTCAATGATAACGGCAAAGTGTTTATGACGCCAACAGTATATCAAAACCGCAAAGGAATTAGAGCTTCGTTTGTCAATTGGAGAACGAATGAAAATGACATTAAAATTGTGATAGAAGAAATGAAGAAAATTATTTCAACAGTTGTGTCACAGTAG
- a CDS encoding prephenate dehydratase, with product MRTKIAIQGIKGSFHHQVAQDYFYQNIEVDECLSFEELVASLLSGKSDQAVMAIENSIAGPIIPNYALIDKNNLHIIGEHYLDIHQNLMALKGQKIEDILEVHSHPMALLQCMEFLKKYPNIKLVEDKDTAETARRIHEKQLKGIAAIASKTASEMYDLEILAPEIQTINNNMTRFVIINRENHFVPESEINRASIKFELDHKRGSLAAVLNVMSDCKLNLTKIQSLPKIETPWKYSFFVDVTFDKYEDFAKSKALLTIMAEYFKVLGEYKNTKP from the coding sequence ATGAGAACGAAAATTGCAATACAAGGAATTAAAGGATCTTTCCACCATCAAGTGGCTCAAGACTATTTTTATCAAAACATCGAAGTGGACGAATGTCTGTCTTTTGAGGAATTGGTAGCTAGTTTATTGTCGGGAAAATCAGACCAGGCAGTAATGGCTATAGAGAATTCTATTGCCGGGCCTATTATTCCAAATTACGCATTGATTGACAAAAACAATCTGCATATTATTGGTGAACATTATCTTGATATTCACCAAAATTTAATGGCGCTGAAAGGTCAAAAAATAGAAGACATTCTGGAAGTACATTCTCACCCGATGGCTTTATTGCAATGTATGGAGTTCTTGAAAAAATACCCAAACATAAAATTAGTTGAAGACAAGGATACTGCCGAAACCGCCAGAAGAATACACGAAAAACAGCTAAAAGGAATTGCAGCAATTGCTAGCAAAACAGCTTCAGAAATGTATGATTTGGAAATTCTGGCACCGGAAATCCAAACGATAAACAATAATATGACTCGTTTTGTGATTATCAATAGAGAAAATCATTTTGTACCAGAAAGTGAAATAAACAGAGCTTCGATAAAATTTGAATTGGATCACAAACGAGGAAGTTTGGCGGCGGTTTTGAATGTAATGAGTGATTGTAAATTGAATTTAACCAAAATACAATCGTTGCCAAAAATTGAAACACCTTGGAAATATTCTTTTTTTGTTGATGTTACTTTTGATAAATATGAAGATTTTGCCAAATCAAAAGCGCTGTTAACGATAATGGCCGAATATTTTAAAGTATTGGGAGAATATAAAAACACCAAGCCGTAA
- a CDS encoding bifunctional 3-deoxy-7-phosphoheptulonate synthase/chorismate mutase type II, whose translation MENKKEMRDWLNEFKLSHPFVIAGPCSAETEEQVLKIAHELKDSDVSVFRAGIWKPRTRPGGFEGVGEIGLKWLKKAKAETGLLMGTEVATAAHCKLALENDIDVLWVGARTTANPFAVQEIADTLKGTDKIVLIKNPVNPDMALWLGGVERLYAAGIKKLGVIHRGFSTYEKTKYRNIPEWQIAIELQNKFPDLPLIIDPSHITGNRDMILEVTQEALDLNYDGMIIETHNDPDNAWSDAAQQVTPAALKQIFKDLKVRKVSGDTDEFTSKMTKLRANIDVLDANLLDLLGKRMKVADEIGQVKKENNVAILQNNRWNEIQEKMIAEGAKKGLTEEFIVKLFKNIHQESIGHQEKILNS comes from the coding sequence ATGGAAAACAAGAAAGAAATGAGAGATTGGTTGAACGAATTCAAATTGTCTCATCCATTTGTAATAGCAGGACCTTGTAGTGCTGAAACAGAAGAGCAAGTGTTGAAAATTGCTCACGAATTGAAAGATTCAGATGTAAGCGTTTTTAGAGCGGGTATTTGGAAACCAAGAACACGTCCAGGAGGATTTGAAGGTGTTGGAGAGATTGGATTGAAATGGTTAAAGAAAGCCAAAGCAGAAACAGGTTTGCTTATGGGTACAGAGGTTGCAACTGCAGCTCACTGTAAATTAGCTTTGGAAAATGATATTGATGTTTTATGGGTTGGTGCTCGTACAACGGCAAATCCTTTTGCTGTTCAAGAAATCGCCGATACCTTAAAAGGAACTGATAAAATTGTATTGATCAAAAATCCTGTAAATCCAGATATGGCTTTATGGTTGGGTGGTGTAGAGCGTTTGTATGCTGCTGGAATCAAGAAATTGGGTGTAATTCACAGAGGTTTTTCTACTTACGAAAAAACTAAATACAGAAATATTCCAGAATGGCAAATTGCTATTGAATTGCAAAATAAATTTCCTGATTTACCTTTGATTATTGATCCTTCACATATTACAGGAAACCGTGATATGATTCTTGAAGTAACTCAAGAAGCATTGGATTTAAATTATGACGGTATGATTATCGAAACTCATAATGATCCAGATAATGCATGGAGTGATGCTGCTCAACAAGTAACTCCTGCTGCTTTGAAACAAATCTTCAAAGATTTGAAAGTAAGAAAAGTGAGTGGAGACACTGATGAGTTTACAAGTAAAATGACCAAATTAAGAGCTAATATCGATGTGCTTGATGCTAATTTATTGGACTTATTAGGAAAAAGAATGAAGGTAGCGGACGAAATTGGTCAAGTGAAAAAAGAAAATAACGTTGCTATTCTTCAAAATAATCGTTGGAATGAAATCCAGGAAAAAATGATTGCCGAAGGTGCTAAAAAAGGATTGACAGAAGAATTTATAGTTAAATTGTTCAAAAATATCCACCAAGAAAGTATTGGTCACCAAGAAAAAATCTTGAATTCATAA
- a CDS encoding prephenate dehydrogenase → MNIYVIGVGLIGGSIALDAKGLNPDAKIFGIDSNEKHLQEAIALGVIDEAATFDDLSKADFVIVSVPVDTAIVVLPTVLDLISDSAIVFDVGSTKTPICEAVSGHPRRRNFIATHPIAGTEFSGPSAAIRGLFQGKTNIICEVEKTTFKLQEKALWLFAAIGMRIRYMDPKSHDKHIAYVSHLSHISSFMLGKTVINKEKDEQDIFDMAGSGFESTVRLAKSSPAMWTPIFKQNKKQVVRTLEEYISNLSKFKELLVNDDYEAIYHEMESVNRIKEILNGMNAKK, encoded by the coding sequence ATGAATATATACGTAATAGGTGTTGGATTAATAGGGGGATCGATAGCATTGGACGCCAAAGGTTTGAATCCTGATGCCAAAATTTTTGGGATTGACAGTAATGAAAAGCATTTGCAGGAAGCAATAGCGCTTGGAGTTATTGATGAAGCAGCAACGTTTGATGATTTGTCCAAAGCGGATTTTGTGATTGTTTCGGTTCCAGTGGATACGGCTATTGTAGTTTTGCCAACGGTATTGGATTTAATTTCAGATTCGGCTATTGTTTTTGATGTGGGTTCGACAAAAACGCCAATATGCGAAGCGGTTTCGGGTCATCCAAGAAGAAGAAATTTTATTGCTACGCATCCTATTGCAGGAACAGAGTTTTCGGGACCATCGGCGGCTATTAGAGGATTGTTTCAAGGAAAAACAAACATCATCTGTGAAGTTGAAAAAACAACTTTCAAATTACAGGAAAAAGCATTGTGGCTTTTTGCGGCAATCGGAATGAGAATTCGTTATATGGATCCAAAATCGCATGATAAACATATTGCTTATGTGTCGCATTTATCACATATCAGTTCGTTTATGCTTGGAAAAACGGTAATCAATAAAGAAAAGGACGAACAAGATATTTTTGATATGGCAGGTTCCGGTTTTGAAAGTACCGTTCGTTTGGCCAAGAGTTCGCCAGCGATGTGGACACCGATTTTTAAACAAAATAAAAAACAGGTGGTCAGAACATTGGAAGAATATATTTCAAATTTATCCAAGTTTAAGGAGCTTTTGGTGAATGATGATTACGAAGCGATTTATCATGAAATGGAAAGCGTCAACCGAATTAAGGAAATATTGAACGGAATGAATGCCAAAAAGTAG
- a CDS encoding AraC family transcriptional regulator codes for MMNFPIIMGITSGAAFLLGFLLIMHPQKINSIANRWLGLFVITLGLAMLEIFLVSENFQSNHPVLFDLIGLMRFLTAPALYISILYFTSLLKKFDKKILWHFLPFLIFLIFRFPFFITGKNIEFSYSVGRIVFFALQIALPLQTIIYWYLSFSKLQKHIKDIRQFSSSTEQIDLSWLKYFLLILVIIIIAWLNLVFFNLENITRFTPLLYLLSVFFLAYFSLQQKEIFDFNKKDLDELSTIKEYKKENPKRVSEKRLNELDEKLRVLMNSGKVYLENDLSLPKLAKNMKASCNETSFVINELYGDNFYNFVNKYRVEEAKMLLLSEKYSQLNILGIAYESGFNSKTTFNTTFKKYTGVSPTDFVKSNRILEKKEV; via the coding sequence ATGATGAATTTTCCAATCATAATGGGTATTACTTCTGGAGCAGCCTTCTTACTAGGTTTTTTGCTTATTATGCATCCGCAAAAAATCAACAGTATAGCAAATCGCTGGCTGGGATTATTTGTCATAACTCTTGGATTAGCGATGTTGGAAATATTTTTGGTTTCAGAAAATTTTCAGTCAAATCATCCTGTTTTGTTTGATTTAATTGGGCTGATGAGATTCTTAACCGCTCCTGCTCTTTATATCAGTATTTTATATTTTACTTCATTACTTAAAAAATTTGACAAGAAAATTTTATGGCATTTTTTGCCCTTTTTAATCTTTTTGATTTTTAGATTTCCGTTTTTTATCACTGGGAAAAACATTGAATTCAGTTATTCTGTAGGCAGAATAGTTTTTTTTGCGCTACAAATTGCATTGCCTCTTCAAACAATAATTTACTGGTATTTGTCTTTTAGTAAATTGCAAAAACACATAAAAGATATACGTCAATTTTCATCATCAACTGAGCAAATCGATCTTTCCTGGTTAAAATATTTTTTATTGATTTTGGTGATAATTATAATTGCTTGGCTCAATCTTGTCTTTTTTAACTTGGAAAACATAACTCGGTTTACCCCTTTATTATATCTTTTATCTGTGTTTTTTCTAGCTTATTTTTCTTTACAGCAAAAAGAAATTTTTGATTTTAATAAAAAAGATTTAGATGAGTTGTCAACTATTAAAGAGTATAAAAAAGAGAATCCCAAAAGAGTTTCGGAAAAGCGATTGAATGAGTTAGACGAAAAATTACGGGTACTCATGAATTCTGGAAAAGTATATTTGGAAAATGATTTAAGTTTGCCAAAATTAGCCAAAAATATGAAGGCAAGTTGTAATGAAACTTCGTTTGTGATTAATGAATTATACGGTGATAACTTTTATAATTTTGTCAACAAATACCGCGTCGAAGAAGCAAAAATGTTATTGTTGTCTGAGAAATACAGTCAATTAAATATTCTGGGAATTGCTTATGAATCTGGATTTAATTCTAAAACTACTTTTAATACAACTTTCAAAAAGTATACAGGAGTGTCTCCAACAGATTTTGTAAAATCAAATAGGATTTTAGAAAAAAAGGAAGTTTAA